The Gallus gallus isolate bGalGal1 chromosome 28, bGalGal1.mat.broiler.GRCg7b, whole genome shotgun sequence genome has a segment encoding these proteins:
- the PRAM1 gene encoding PML-RARA-regulated adapter molecule 1 isoform X1, with product MELPEGKEAAGRHLRAKLKDGRKPPAGGGRAWGPPAAFPATEPGRAPTPGSKGEPPPAPPVAGRVGVSGTPPPRSKAQSEGPGSRPMPVPQSPEWMARLKKGIAPSAAAAKPGGRDAADNKGVGATSHPPPRNPPPQKWPLLKDTAAPALPATGAAAAGGIRGSGHPPRRKPLPHAAVLGARPAKPRRPPSVDLQKFHKAAPPGEPGRTAAGPWSAALGYPTPFPPRDALSTAGGEEEIYDDVESVELLRRDRSFPPPPAFRPPAHLHPKGGGGTAGGGAAQTPSTVALLVAAQRGAQSTRKVRPMTLKECKKEEKADREFQKKFKFEGNITILTQMMVDPAATEKRGGGKNLPLRRGEILDVIQFTNKEQILCRNSQRRYGYVPRAAMLHLDTDIYDDVDLYE from the exons ATG GAGCTGCCGGAGGGGAAAGAGGCGGCGGGGCGACACCTGCGAGCAAAGCTGAAGGACGGCAGGAAACCTCCCGCAGGGGGCGGCCGGGCATGGGGTCCCCCCGCAGCTTTCCCCGCGACGGAGCCGGGACGGGCGCCCACGCCGGGCTCCAAAGGCGAaccgccccccgcgccccccgtCGCCGGGAGGGTGGGCGTCAGCGGAACCCCTCCGCCGCGCAGCAAAGCTCAGAGTGAGGGTCCCGGCTCCCGTCCGATGCCCGTTCCTCAGAGCCCGGAGTGGATGGCGCGGCTGAAGAAGGGCATCGCTCCCAGCGCCGCCGCTGCCAAGCCGGGAGGACGGGACGCGGCGGACAACAAGGGGGTCGGAGCcacctcccatccccccccGAGGAACCCACCCCCGCAGAAATGGCCGCTGCTCAAAGACACGGCCGCTCCGGCTCTCCCCGCCACAGGCGCAGCCGCTGCGGGTGGGATCCGGGGTTCGGGGCACCCCCCGCGCAGGAAGCCGCTGCCGCACGCCGCGGTGCTCGGAGCGAGGCCGGCAAAGCCCCGGCGGCCTCCGAGCGTGGATCTGCAGAAGTTCCATAAGGCTGCGCCCCCCGGGGAGCCCGGCCGCACTGCTGCGGGGCCATGGAGTGCTGCGCTGG GTTACCCAACGCCATTCCCACCGCGggatgctctgagcacagcGGG TGGTGAGGAGGAGATATACGACGACGTTGAGAGTGTTGAACTGCTCAGGAGAGACCGAAGCTTTCCGCCGCCCCCCGCATTCCGACCGCCAGCGCATCTCCACCCCAAAGGAGGTGGGGGAACAGCGg GGGGAGGTGCTGCTCAGACCCCCAGCACGGTTGCACTGCTGGTTGCTGCACAAAG AGGAGCTCAGAGCACCCGGAAGGTGAGGCCAATGACGCTCAAGGAAtgcaagaaggaagagaaagcgGACAGGGagtttcagaagaaattcaag TTCGAAGGGAACATCACCATCCTGACCCAAATGATGGTTGACCCTGCGGCGACGGAGaagaggggtggggggaagaaCCTTCCTCTGAGACGGGGTGAGATCCTCGATGTCATTCAGTTCACCAATAAGGAGCAGATCCTTTGCCGGAACAGCCAGCGGAGGT ACGGTTATGTGCCCCGGGCTGCGATGCTGCACCT GGACACGGACATCTACGACGATGTTGATCTGTATG AGTGA
- the POLE4 gene encoding DNA polymerase epsilon subunit 4 isoform X3 — MAAAAAAAETAAVAAEDGGGAAPCAGAARAARLPLSRVKALVKADPDVSLASQEAVFVLARAAELFVETIAKDAFVYAQQGKRKTLQRKDLDNAIEAVDEFAFLEGTLD, encoded by the exons atggcggcggcggcggcggcagcggagacggcggcggtggcggcggaGGACGGCGGCGGTGCGGCGCCGTGTGCGGGAGCGGCCCGCGCCGCTCGGCTGCCGTTGTCCCGCGTGAAGGCGTTGGTGAAGGCGGACCCGGACGTCAGCCTGGCCAGCCAGGAGGCCGTGTTCGTGCTGGCGCGGGCCGCG GAGCTGTTCGTGGAGACCATCGCTAAGGACGCGTTTGTGTACGCCCAGCAGGGCAAGAGGAAAACCCTGCAGAGGAAGGATCTGG ATAACGCCATTGAAGCTGTCGATGAGTTCGCCTTTTTGGAAG GTACTTTGGACTGA
- the LOC428322 gene encoding excitatory amino acid transporter 5-like isoform X2 has protein sequence MWERARAALLGSLSMGSARLWVRIRAFWHRNGLLTLSMLSVATGCLLGFLLRALELTELEKQYFSFPGELLMRMLKMLILPLITSSLMSGLATMEPRACGKMGVITITYYLWTTFMAVTIGIILVVSIHPGVAAQKEDYSAGKVVLSSADALLDLIRNMFPSNLVEASFQQYRTVIVPVVKSPRFPTIPGKSLSFIYFAPDEENPEIHRPVFLELTPSPEMTYRTLPGTSNEMNVLGIVIFSATIGLLLGKMGERGAPLVNVCQCLNEAVMKIVSMAVWYFPFGIVFLIAGKILEMEDPSVTGQKLGLYAITVVSGLAIHGLVLLPLLFILITKKNPYAFIKGILQALLIALATSSSSATLPITLKCLLENNGIDRRVARFVLPVGATINMDGTALYEAVAAIFIAQVNEYDLDLGQIVTISITATAASIGAAGIPQSGLVTMVIVLTSVGLPTADITLIIAVDWALDRFRTMTNVLGDALAAGIIQHVCEKDFAPKPPKVCPVGSLGAWGTLRPCRHKEREPPLLHPKDNVIQLLEDTLFEQMGVHYNICQV, from the exons ATGTGGGAGCGCGCCCGCGCGGCGCTGCTGGGCTCACTGTCCATGGGCTCTGCACGCCTCTGGGTGCGGATTCGGGCCTTCTGGCACAGGAACGGCCTCCTGACACTGTCCATGCTGTCGGTGGCCACCGGCTGCCTGCTGGGCTTCCTGCTGCGGGCACTGGAGCTGACGGAGCTG gagaagcagtaCTTCTCCTTTCCTGGAGAGCTGCTCATGAGGATGCTGAAGATGCTGATCCTGCCGCTGATCACCTCCAG CCTGATGTCCGGGCTGGCCACCATGGAGCCCAGGGCCTGTGGGAAGATGGGGGTGATCACCATCACCTATTACCTTTGGACCACTTTCATGGCGGTGACCATCGGGATCATCCTGGTAGTCAGCATCCACCCTGGTGTGGCCGCGCAGAAGGAGGACTACTCGGCAGGGAAGGTGGTGCTCAGCTCTGCCGACGCGCTGCTGGATTTGATCAG GAACatgttcccttccaacttggtgGAAGCTTCCTTCCAGCAG TATCGAACCGTTATTGTCCCAGTGGTGAAGTCTCCACGATTCCCAACAATCCCAGGGAAATCCCtcagttttatttactttgcacCGGATGAGGAAAACCCTGAAATCCACCGGCCCGTGTTTCTTGAGCTAACACCGTCTCCCGAAATGACGTACAGGACCCTGCCAGGGACCAGCAACGAGATGAACGTCCTTGGGATTGTCATCTTCTCCGCAACCATAG GGCTTCTCCTGGGAAAGATGGGTGAGCGAGGAGCACCGCTGGTCAACGTGTGCCAGTGTCTGAACGAAGCCGTGATGAAAATCGTCTCCATGGCTGTCTG GTACTTCCCTTTCGGCATTGTGTTTCTCATTGCTGGGAAGATCCTGGAGATGGAAGACCCATCGGTTACAGGCCAGAAGCTGGGGCTGTATGCAATCACTGTGGTGTCGGGGCTGGCCATCCATGGACTCGTGCTCTTACCACTGCTCTTTATACTCATCACCAAGAAAAACCCCTATGCTTTCATTAAGGGGATACTACAAGCTTTGCTGATTGCCTTAGCTACATCTTCCAG CTCAGCGACCTTGCCCATCACCCTTAAGTGTCTTCTGGAAAACAACGGCATAGACCGGCGCGTGGCACGCTTCGTCCTTCCTGTTGGTGCCACCATCAACATGGATGGCACAGCACTGTATGAGGCAGTTGCTGCCATCTTCATCGCCCAGGTCAACGAGTACGACTTGGATTTGGGGCAGATCGTGACGATAAG CATAACAGCAACTGCAGCGAGCATTGGGGCGGCTGGCATCCCCCAGTCAGGACTCGTGACAATGGTGATCGTGCTGACCTCGGTGGGGCTGCCCACTGCTGACATCACACTCATCATCGCGGTGGACTGGGCCCT GGACCGATTTCGGACCATGACCAATGTCCTCGGGGACGCGCTGGCTGCTGGCATCATACAACATGTCTGTGAGAAGGACTTTGCCCCAAAGCCCCCAAAGGTATGTCCAGTTGGTTCTCTGGGAGCATGGGGCACTCTGAGGCCATGCAGACACAAAGAACGCG agcccCCACTTCTGCATCCCAAAGACAACGTGATCCAGCTGCTTGAGGACACTCTGTTTGAGCAGATGGGAGTGCACTACAACATCTGCCAGGTGTAG
- the POLE4 gene encoding DNA polymerase epsilon subunit 4 isoform X2: protein MAAAAAAAETAAVAAEDGGGAAPCAGAARAARLPLSRVKALVKADPDVSLASQEAVFVLARAAELFVETIAKDAFVYAQQGKRKTLQRKDLDNAIEAVDEFAFLEGFSLGNPSSPPGHCI, encoded by the exons atggcggcggcggcggcggcagcggagacggcggcggtggcggcggaGGACGGCGGCGGTGCGGCGCCGTGTGCGGGAGCGGCCCGCGCCGCTCGGCTGCCGTTGTCCCGCGTGAAGGCGTTGGTGAAGGCGGACCCGGACGTCAGCCTGGCCAGCCAGGAGGCCGTGTTCGTGCTGGCGCGGGCCGCG GAGCTGTTCGTGGAGACCATCGCTAAGGACGCGTTTGTGTACGCCCAGCAGGGCAAGAGGAAAACCCTGCAGAGGAAGGATCTGG ATAACGCCATTGAAGCTGTCGATGAGTTCGCCTTTTTGGAAG GTTTCAGTCTCGGGAATCCCAGCTCTCCTCCCGGCCACTGCAtctga
- the PRAM1 gene encoding PML-RARA-regulated adapter molecule 1 isoform X2, with translation MELPEGKEAAGRHLRAKLKDGRKPPAGGGRAWGPPAAFPATEPGRAPTPGSKGEPPPAPPVAGRVGVSGTPPPRSKAQSEGPGSRPMPVPQSPEWMARLKKGIAPSAAAAKPGGRDAADNKGVGATSHPPPRNPPPQKWPLLKDTAAPALPATGAAAAGGIRGSGHPPRRKPLPHAAVLGARPAKPRRPPSVDLQKFHKAAPPGEPGRTAAGPWSAALGYPTPFPPRDALSTAGGEEEIYDDVESVELLRRDRSFPPPPAFRPPAHLHPKGGGGAAQTPSTVALLVAAQRGAQSTRKVRPMTLKECKKEEKADREFQKKFKFEGNITILTQMMVDPAATEKRGGGKNLPLRRGEILDVIQFTNKEQILCRNSQRRYGYVPRAAMLHLDTDIYDDVDLYE, from the exons ATG GAGCTGCCGGAGGGGAAAGAGGCGGCGGGGCGACACCTGCGAGCAAAGCTGAAGGACGGCAGGAAACCTCCCGCAGGGGGCGGCCGGGCATGGGGTCCCCCCGCAGCTTTCCCCGCGACGGAGCCGGGACGGGCGCCCACGCCGGGCTCCAAAGGCGAaccgccccccgcgccccccgtCGCCGGGAGGGTGGGCGTCAGCGGAACCCCTCCGCCGCGCAGCAAAGCTCAGAGTGAGGGTCCCGGCTCCCGTCCGATGCCCGTTCCTCAGAGCCCGGAGTGGATGGCGCGGCTGAAGAAGGGCATCGCTCCCAGCGCCGCCGCTGCCAAGCCGGGAGGACGGGACGCGGCGGACAACAAGGGGGTCGGAGCcacctcccatccccccccGAGGAACCCACCCCCGCAGAAATGGCCGCTGCTCAAAGACACGGCCGCTCCGGCTCTCCCCGCCACAGGCGCAGCCGCTGCGGGTGGGATCCGGGGTTCGGGGCACCCCCCGCGCAGGAAGCCGCTGCCGCACGCCGCGGTGCTCGGAGCGAGGCCGGCAAAGCCCCGGCGGCCTCCGAGCGTGGATCTGCAGAAGTTCCATAAGGCTGCGCCCCCCGGGGAGCCCGGCCGCACTGCTGCGGGGCCATGGAGTGCTGCGCTGG GTTACCCAACGCCATTCCCACCGCGggatgctctgagcacagcGGG TGGTGAGGAGGAGATATACGACGACGTTGAGAGTGTTGAACTGCTCAGGAGAGACCGAAGCTTTCCGCCGCCCCCCGCATTCCGACCGCCAGCGCATCTCCACCCCAAAGGAG GGGGAGGTGCTGCTCAGACCCCCAGCACGGTTGCACTGCTGGTTGCTGCACAAAG AGGAGCTCAGAGCACCCGGAAGGTGAGGCCAATGACGCTCAAGGAAtgcaagaaggaagagaaagcgGACAGGGagtttcagaagaaattcaag TTCGAAGGGAACATCACCATCCTGACCCAAATGATGGTTGACCCTGCGGCGACGGAGaagaggggtggggggaagaaCCTTCCTCTGAGACGGGGTGAGATCCTCGATGTCATTCAGTTCACCAATAAGGAGCAGATCCTTTGCCGGAACAGCCAGCGGAGGT ACGGTTATGTGCCCCGGGCTGCGATGCTGCACCT GGACACGGACATCTACGACGATGTTGATCTGTATG AGTGA
- the POLE4 gene encoding DNA polymerase epsilon subunit 4 isoform X1, producing MAAAAAAAETAAVAAEDGGGAAPCAGAARAARLPLSRVKALVKADPDVSLASQEAVFVLARAAELFVETIAKDAFVYAQQGKRKTLQRKDLDNAIEAVDEFAFLEGGGAPSGCADGSHGTAVVGTGCSPVAFCFTQHFPEGFSLGNPSSPPGHCI from the exons atggcggcggcggcggcggcagcggagacggcggcggtggcggcggaGGACGGCGGCGGTGCGGCGCCGTGTGCGGGAGCGGCCCGCGCCGCTCGGCTGCCGTTGTCCCGCGTGAAGGCGTTGGTGAAGGCGGACCCGGACGTCAGCCTGGCCAGCCAGGAGGCCGTGTTCGTGCTGGCGCGGGCCGCG GAGCTGTTCGTGGAGACCATCGCTAAGGACGCGTTTGTGTACGCCCAGCAGGGCAAGAGGAAAACCCTGCAGAGGAAGGATCTGG ATAACGCCATTGAAGCTGTCGATGAGTTCGCCTTTTTGGAAG GCGGTGGTGCACCGAGTGGCTGTGCTGATGGTTCCCACGGCACCGCTGTGGTTGGGACGGGATGCTCTCCCGTGGCGTTTTGCTTTACTCAGCATTTCCCCGAAGGTTTCAGTCTCGGGAATCCCAGCTCTCCTCCCGGCCACTGCAtctga
- the LOC428322 gene encoding excitatory amino acid transporter 5-like isoform X1, with protein sequence MRMLKMLILPLITSSLMSGLATMEPRACGKMGVITITYYLWTTFMAVTIGIILVVSIHPGVAAQKEDYSAGKVVLSSADALLDLIRNMFPSNLVEASFQQYRTVIVPVVKSPRFPTIPGKSLSFIYFAPDEENPEIHRPVFLELTPSPEMTYRTLPGTSNEMNVLGIVIFSATIGLLLGKMGERGAPLVNVCQCLNEAVMKIVSMAVWYFPFGIVFLIAGKILEMEDPSVTGQKLGLYAITVVSGLAIHGLVLLPLLFILITKKNPYAFIKGILQALLIALATSSSSATLPITLKCLLENNGIDRRVARFVLPVGATINMDGTALYEAVAAIFIAQVNEYDLDLGQIVTISITATAASIGAAGIPQSGLVTMVIVLTSVGLPTADITLIIAVDWALDRFRTMTNVLGDALAAGIIQHVCEKDFAPKPPKQDTASDTDKFPSAEPPLLHPKDNVIQLLEDTLFEQMGVHYNICQV encoded by the exons ATGAGGATGCTGAAGATGCTGATCCTGCCGCTGATCACCTCCAG CCTGATGTCCGGGCTGGCCACCATGGAGCCCAGGGCCTGTGGGAAGATGGGGGTGATCACCATCACCTATTACCTTTGGACCACTTTCATGGCGGTGACCATCGGGATCATCCTGGTAGTCAGCATCCACCCTGGTGTGGCCGCGCAGAAGGAGGACTACTCGGCAGGGAAGGTGGTGCTCAGCTCTGCCGACGCGCTGCTGGATTTGATCAG GAACatgttcccttccaacttggtgGAAGCTTCCTTCCAGCAG TATCGAACCGTTATTGTCCCAGTGGTGAAGTCTCCACGATTCCCAACAATCCCAGGGAAATCCCtcagttttatttactttgcacCGGATGAGGAAAACCCTGAAATCCACCGGCCCGTGTTTCTTGAGCTAACACCGTCTCCCGAAATGACGTACAGGACCCTGCCAGGGACCAGCAACGAGATGAACGTCCTTGGGATTGTCATCTTCTCCGCAACCATAG GGCTTCTCCTGGGAAAGATGGGTGAGCGAGGAGCACCGCTGGTCAACGTGTGCCAGTGTCTGAACGAAGCCGTGATGAAAATCGTCTCCATGGCTGTCTG GTACTTCCCTTTCGGCATTGTGTTTCTCATTGCTGGGAAGATCCTGGAGATGGAAGACCCATCGGTTACAGGCCAGAAGCTGGGGCTGTATGCAATCACTGTGGTGTCGGGGCTGGCCATCCATGGACTCGTGCTCTTACCACTGCTCTTTATACTCATCACCAAGAAAAACCCCTATGCTTTCATTAAGGGGATACTACAAGCTTTGCTGATTGCCTTAGCTACATCTTCCAG CTCAGCGACCTTGCCCATCACCCTTAAGTGTCTTCTGGAAAACAACGGCATAGACCGGCGCGTGGCACGCTTCGTCCTTCCTGTTGGTGCCACCATCAACATGGATGGCACAGCACTGTATGAGGCAGTTGCTGCCATCTTCATCGCCCAGGTCAACGAGTACGACTTGGATTTGGGGCAGATCGTGACGATAAG CATAACAGCAACTGCAGCGAGCATTGGGGCGGCTGGCATCCCCCAGTCAGGACTCGTGACAATGGTGATCGTGCTGACCTCGGTGGGGCTGCCCACTGCTGACATCACACTCATCATCGCGGTGGACTGGGCCCT GGACCGATTTCGGACCATGACCAATGTCCTCGGGGACGCGCTGGCTGCTGGCATCATACAACATGTCTGTGAGAAGGACTTTGCCCCAAAGCCCCCAAAG CAAGATACAGCGAGCGACACAGACAagtttccttctgcagagcccCCACTTCTGCATCCCAAAGACAACGTGATCCAGCTGCTTGAGGACACTCTGTTTGAGCAGATGGGAGTGCACTACAACATCTGCCAGGTGTAG